The nucleotide window CAATAACTAAAGGCCCATCTATACTGAAACCTCTTTAACATTTTGCTACTGGTTCGTAGGGTACCCATGATAGTGGGCACACTAAGGGACAGGGTGCTGGACGATGTGCCCGAGGAAGGAGTTTGGTTGCGACCCAGTCCTTGAATCAAGGTCACCGCCGACCCCATTTCCAAGAGTATTCCGACTTTGACTAGGGGAATTTAACTTTACGCGGTTAATAATGGGGATCAAGGTTTAAAAGCTAGTAAAGGAGGCTCTGGTTTACGCCCATTTAGCCTCATCCCCTGAAAGGTCAGTACATAGCCGTCTCGAACGTTCCTAGCTACACAGTCGACACTGTTCTGGTCTCATGACAAGTCGTAAAGGTATCTCTAGGACTGAGAGGTAGCCAGCACTTCTCTTTTACACCTGCTCAGTCCATGTAATGAGATTGACCTAGTCCTCTCTTTCTCACATATACATGCATATACATGAAGGTATTAACTCGTTTAAGCTTGCCCTCATTGCTATTAAATGATCTCGACATCTATGTAACTCCCTACTTTAAGAAAATCCTTATCTTTCGTGACCAACTTTTGATCATAAGCCTTAACGGTAGAAGCTATGATTAGGTCTAAGTCTGACATCAGCTGACCCTTCTTCTTTAACTCATAATAAAGCCAGCAGTATTCTAGCGCAACGTTTTCGTCAATTGGGTATACTGTGTACATTTCCTTCAACTTCTCGAAGGTCTTCATTCTCTTCTCGTCATCTAACGCCCTGCCAATTTCTATCATGGAAATGACAGAAAGCGAATCACCTGTAATTTCCAGGTTATTCCTTAATATCCCAATGATAACTGAAGTGTCTATAAGTATCGTAGTCTAAATTCCTCATGCACCTCTTTATGGCTCTTCTCTATCTCTCTAACATCTTCCTCGGTTAGGATCTTCCTTAGGTCCTTTATCTCCTCTTCCCTTTTCTTCCTCTTGTACTCGTTTACTAGCATCAATAGGAACTCGTCCCAGCTCATATTCCCTTTCTCCCTTTCTAAGATCTGTTTTACAGCGTTGGAAATTGACACTGTAGTTGTCCTTACCATAATTAACAATTAATAATTGTTCATATAAAGTTTCCCGTTAGTCCTAATTCCCTCCTCTCGATGGAATCGATGAAACTTAAGGGACGTATCCGGGTTCAAGGGAACATCTTATCAAGTACAGTAATAGACATCGATGGCGTAGAGGTCTACCTGGGGTGGGGTATCTCGTTGAGGAGCGGGTATAGGCACCATCTCCTAGCACCTTGAGCTAGTTTTACACTTCCATGGTTACCCGAGGAGGATGACCCCACTTACGTCAAACCCTCCCCTATTAAGGAAGTCGTAAAACGCCTTGTCCAACGTTATCAACGGCGTCCCCGTAAAGACGTGCGAGGAGTACAGGATAGCGTCAAATATATCGTTCCACCCTTTCCTCACGATTTGGTATACCGTGTTAAGGTCATCTAGCTCGAGGAAGTTGACTGTGCTCTTTATGTAGGACAACCCCACAACCACCTCCTCAGGTATTTTCTCCAGCTTGAGCTTCCTAGCCTCCTTTATAACCACTGCCATTAGTTCACTCGTCATAAGGGAGGGGTAATATAGCCTCTTCCCTTCCAGAAGCGTCTGGTCTATTCCCTTTACCTTTATCCCCAAAAAGGGGAGTAAGAACGACGTGTCAACTATCAACTCCAAGCGACCGAGTAATCTCCTCTCCAACCTCTTCTACCTCTTCTGGGGTGACCTCTGTCCAGTACTTTTCGGGTCTCCTCAGGGGCATAAGTGAGACCTTGTCTCCCTCCTTGACGACCATCAGTAGATCCCCCTCCTTTATGTTCATGTCCTCCACGATCTCTTTGGGCAGGTATATAGCGTATTTTCTACCTACCCTTATGACCTTTACCATGGGATTACTCTGGTAAACCTGACTAATAAGGCTTTTCAGGTTGTGGTCTTCACCGAGTCCCTGTTAGCCTTAATCTGGCCCCCTCTGCACCGTGCTAGGGTTTCCATCAAGTTCCTGGGCAATACCCCCGTGGGTAACCCTTTGAAGGGACTAGGAGAGAGGTTTCGCCGCGGCGCGGACAGTTTTCTTTACTCCCAGTCTCAGTACGTCGAAAGCACCATTCACCTCGTTGAGGGGCCTGTCGTCTCGTGGACGATTGGCCCACTCAGGGGTTTCTCCCAACCGTAACCCCCAGGAAGCGTAGGGCCTTGAAGCCGAGACAAGA belongs to Metallosphaera tengchongensis and includes:
- a CDS encoding type II toxin-antitoxin system VapC family toxin, producing MLIDTSVIIGILRNNLEITGDSLSVISMIEIGRALDDEKRMKTFEKLKEMYTVYPIDENVALEYCWLYYELKKKGQLMSDLDLIIASTVKAYDQKLVTKDKDFLKVGSYIDVEII
- a CDS encoding antitoxin VapB family protein — encoded protein: MVRTTTVSISNAVKQILEREKGNMSWDEFLLMLVNEYKRKKREEEIKDLRKILTEEDVREIEKSHKEVHEEFRLRYL
- a CDS encoding PIN domain-containing protein, translating into MERRLLGRLELIVDTSFLLPFLGIKVKGIDQTLLEGKRLYYPSLMTSELMAVVIKEARKLKLEKIPEEVVVGLSYIKSTVNFLELDDLNTVYQIVRKGWNDIFDAILYSSHVFTGTPLITLDKAFYDFLNRGGFDVSGVILLG
- a CDS encoding AbrB/MazE/SpoVT family DNA-binding domain-containing protein, which codes for MVKVIRVGRKYAIYLPKEIVEDMNIKEGDLLMVVKEGDKVSLMPLRRPEKYWTEVTPEEVEEVGEEITRSLGVDS